A single window of Gemmatimonadaceae bacterium DNA harbors:
- a CDS encoding DUF72 domain-containing protein, with product MTDVTHDPGALAAVARRPVHGAAEPLRRRGAEIRVGTAGWTDKTLTAAGVFYPADAKTPEARLKHYASQFSLVEADMGFYAIPDVRVVENWVERTPRDFVFNVKAHALMTGHATDVARLPRSIRDELPPALAASTRVYAKDLPRELRDEVWRQFRRAIEPLDESGKLGAVLLQFAPWIQPNKSTPAMLARVREHLGDLPIAIEFRHPSWLETRLRERLWSLLSDLEMTYVVADTPPGTPTSMPIAPAITNPELALVRLHGRRSELWGAREATVAEKYRYLYDDSELEEWLSLILELAEEAERVHVVFNNCYANYGAVNALEMAGLIATSS from the coding sequence ATGACCGACGTGACGCACGACCCCGGCGCGCTGGCCGCGGTGGCCCGGCGGCCCGTGCACGGCGCCGCCGAGCCGCTCCGGCGCCGCGGCGCGGAGATCCGCGTCGGGACCGCCGGCTGGACCGACAAGACGCTCACCGCGGCGGGCGTCTTCTATCCCGCCGACGCAAAGACTCCCGAAGCGCGACTCAAACATTACGCCTCGCAGTTTTCGCTGGTCGAAGCCGACATGGGCTTCTACGCCATTCCCGACGTGCGCGTCGTCGAGAACTGGGTCGAGCGCACACCGCGCGATTTCGTGTTCAACGTGAAGGCACACGCGCTCATGACCGGCCATGCGACGGACGTCGCACGGCTTCCGCGATCGATTCGCGATGAGCTTCCGCCCGCGCTCGCGGCGTCCACTCGCGTGTACGCGAAGGATTTGCCCAGGGAGCTGCGCGACGAAGTGTGGCGCCAGTTTCGGCGCGCGATCGAACCCCTCGACGAATCGGGCAAGCTGGGCGCGGTCCTGCTGCAGTTCGCGCCCTGGATTCAACCGAACAAGTCCACGCCGGCGATGCTCGCGCGAGTTCGCGAACACCTGGGCGACTTGCCGATCGCCATCGAGTTTCGGCATCCGTCATGGCTCGAGACTCGGCTCCGCGAACGATTGTGGTCGTTGTTGAGCGATCTCGAAATGACTTACGTCGTCGCCGACACGCCTCCCGGGACGCCGACGAGCATGCCGATCGCTCCGGCGATCACCAATCCGGAGCTAGCACTCGTGCGGCTGCATGGTCGCCGGAGTGAGCTGTGGGGCGCGCGCGAGGCGACCGTCGCGGAGAAGTACAGGTATCTCTACGACGACAGCGAGCTCGAGGAGTGGCTGTCACTCATTCTCGAGCTCGCTGAAGAAGCCGAGCGCGTGCACGTGGTGTTCAACAATTGTTATGCGAACTACGGGGCCGTGAACGCGCTGGAGATGGCGGGTCTCATTGCAACGTCATCCTGA
- a CDS encoding PadR family transcriptional regulator yields MAASDVDLVRGTLDLLILKTLSWGPMHGLAVLRWIENVTRDQLQIEEGALYPALHRMEEKGWLDADWGYTERNRKAKFYRLTARGRKHLADELTRWQRYTSVVGLIIAARGAGAGAAR; encoded by the coding sequence ATGGCCGCCTCCGACGTCGATCTCGTTCGCGGAACGCTCGACCTTCTCATCCTCAAGACGCTCTCCTGGGGACCGATGCACGGCCTCGCCGTGCTGCGCTGGATCGAGAACGTCACGCGCGATCAGCTCCAGATCGAAGAAGGCGCGCTGTATCCCGCGCTGCACCGCATGGAAGAAAAAGGGTGGCTCGACGCCGATTGGGGCTACACCGAGCGCAATCGCAAGGCCAAGTTCTATCGCCTCACCGCCCGCGGACGCAAGCACCTCGCCGACGAACTCACGCGCTGGCAGCGATACACCAGCGTCGTTGGACTCATCATCGCCGCGCGCGGGGCCGGCGCGGGCGCCGCGCGATGA
- a CDS encoding DUF2268 domain-containing putative Zn-dependent protease (predicted Zn-dependent protease with a strongly conserved HExxH motif) encodes MRIEGGSRQRDCESHARPVERSEKSEESKERTQRYERQPIGLPLVRVFARVAVVIWLAACRSRVTALATPPAPGSRCAVTYATPDSSHVVTSDVTLFWRVFDEPSELNLQAYLDRGSVGLHDAAATRIGSARDLVMQIQTDHARYERVRAATLRAGEAEPAIRASFRKLESLYAGARFADVYFVIGRFIVGGVALPHGIVVGAEMYSDPKQLPAIVAHELVHCQQTASPDGQTLLARAFNEGSADFVGELISGAQINSAAHAYGLAHEHALWSEFKQHRHDTAYYPWMYGPRADGLPNDLGYFIGYRIAQAYYDRARDKRAAVREIIRTNYVDRLLRASGYDP; translated from the coding sequence ATGAGAATCGAGGGAGGGAGCCGGCAACGCGATTGCGAAAGCCACGCGCGGCCGGTCGAGCGAAGCGAGAAGAGCGAAGAGAGCAAGGAGAGAACGCAACGATACGAGCGGCAACCCATCGGGCTGCCGCTCGTTCGTGTTTTCGCGCGCGTGGCGGTCGTCATATGGCTCGCGGCGTGCCGAAGCCGCGTGACGGCGCTGGCCACGCCGCCGGCACCAGGCAGCCGGTGCGCCGTCACGTACGCCACGCCCGACTCGTCGCACGTCGTCACGAGCGACGTCACGCTGTTCTGGCGCGTATTCGACGAGCCGAGTGAGTTGAATCTGCAGGCGTATCTGGATCGGGGATCAGTCGGGCTGCACGATGCGGCGGCTACGCGCATCGGCTCGGCGCGCGATTTGGTGATGCAGATCCAGACCGACCACGCGCGCTACGAACGCGTGCGCGCCGCTACACTCCGAGCCGGCGAGGCCGAGCCCGCGATTCGCGCGTCGTTTAGAAAACTCGAATCACTGTATGCCGGCGCGCGCTTCGCGGACGTGTATTTCGTGATTGGCCGCTTCATCGTCGGCGGCGTCGCGCTGCCGCACGGCATCGTCGTTGGGGCGGAGATGTATTCCGATCCGAAACAATTGCCGGCGATCGTCGCCCACGAGCTGGTGCACTGCCAGCAGACGGCCTCGCCCGACGGCCAAACCCTGCTCGCTCGCGCGTTCAACGAGGGAAGCGCCGACTTCGTCGGCGAGCTGATCTCGGGCGCGCAGATCAACTCCGCGGCACATGCATACGGCCTGGCCCACGAGCACGCGCTGTGGAGCGAGTTCAAACAGCATCGGCACGACACGGCGTACTATCCGTGGATGTACGGTCCTCGCGCGGACGGACTTCCAAACGATCTCGGATACTTCATCGGCTATCGCATCGCGCAGGCGTACTACGACCGCGCGCGAGACAAGCGCGCCGCCGTTCGTGAGATCATTCGCACGAACTACGTCGATCGCCTGCTGCGCGCGAGCGGCTACGACCCCTGA
- a CDS encoding S8 family serine peptidase, producing MRLRSASVIALLAAAAAAACKEQSPVPHTPNHIVVVSGANQSGNTSAALDSALVVQVLDGAGRSVSGVTLTWTVVGGGSLSATSTVTDNDGKSKVTWTLAPTAGTQVVTVTSANISGASVSFVANNGATISGVVTPANTNIFGATFSRSPARSLGIGSQRTVTRRPMSNRIVVGFRNDKLGVAAAGSGAYRSMSVARNAMLQLQSRAASLAASHPLRNARVSPAMLATRFEVTDTTQIDAVMASLRTDPNVAWVERDEIVSIRGGLAPRPQSAAFAMSFDGATTPASEPARNIVGKFPNDPFLLDQLWTANMVDLPRAWSITTGSKNVVVAVVDMGIRFDHPNITANLTSDGYDFVDQVGFGDTESICDGTTFTTIDGDGDGPDADPTDPDDLEFDDADGCWQHNDLGDHGLWTAGIIGDVGNQALGVAGVNWNVKIRPIRVLGITGDGTNFDIAQGVLYAAGLPAAGANNALVQAPSRAQIINMSLGGGASSNTLASAVAAASNAGSLLVASAGNDGLDLQTFPAALPNVMGVAAVGMDGALATYSNAGTFISVSAPGGDFRLDDNGGGGVLGPGWDFTRNRSTYLFGYGTSASAPFVSGIAALLLAQDPSLTATQLRSRIEQYATRGTGLSRSDVYGWGIVNAYNSLTQQNGPPRSTIAQLVDATTGTVARSTTVATNGNFVFTKLSTGTYYLRVGDDESSDGVIGTPGRRFAMAGGLGAPTVFNVNGSSQSAAIVLGLPMEVEPNDDMAHANTLTVGSYVVGTITTPDVRDMYAVQIPTLGTYTFETSGLVGACGLGIELDTFLSLSSSAGTVVATNDNFTSPTAQRCSRIQTTLGPGIYYVSVTAASGTRFATHGRYRLEVRSGQ from the coding sequence ATGCGTCTCCGCTCCGCGTCCGTCATTGCTTTGCTTGCCGCGGCCGCTGCCGCTGCGTGCAAGGAACAGTCGCCCGTCCCGCACACACCGAATCACATCGTCGTCGTCTCCGGCGCGAATCAATCCGGAAACACCTCGGCGGCGCTCGATTCGGCGCTCGTCGTTCAAGTGCTCGACGGCGCCGGCCGCTCAGTGTCCGGTGTGACGCTGACGTGGACTGTCGTCGGCGGTGGTTCGTTGTCCGCAACGTCGACCGTGACCGACAACGACGGCAAGTCGAAGGTTACGTGGACGCTCGCGCCAACCGCCGGCACGCAGGTCGTGACCGTGACGAGCGCCAACATTTCGGGCGCGTCGGTGTCGTTCGTCGCCAACAATGGCGCGACGATCAGCGGCGTCGTCACACCGGCGAACACGAACATCTTCGGCGCGACGTTCTCGCGCTCTCCGGCGCGATCGCTCGGCATCGGCAGCCAGCGCACCGTCACGCGCCGCCCGATGTCGAATCGCATCGTGGTTGGTTTCCGCAACGACAAGCTCGGTGTCGCCGCGGCGGGTTCGGGCGCGTATCGCTCCATGTCCGTCGCGCGCAACGCGATGTTGCAATTGCAGAGTCGCGCCGCGTCGCTGGCCGCGTCGCACCCGTTGCGCAACGCGCGCGTCTCGCCCGCCATGCTCGCCACACGCTTCGAGGTCACGGACACCACGCAGATCGACGCCGTGATGGCGTCGTTGCGCACGGATCCCAACGTCGCGTGGGTCGAGCGCGACGAGATCGTGTCGATTCGCGGCGGCCTTGCGCCGCGTCCGCAATCGGCGGCGTTCGCGATGTCCTTCGATGGTGCGACGACGCCGGCGAGCGAGCCCGCGCGCAACATCGTCGGCAAGTTTCCGAATGACCCGTTCCTGCTCGATCAACTCTGGACCGCGAACATGGTCGACTTGCCGCGCGCGTGGTCGATCACCACTGGCAGCAAGAATGTGGTCGTGGCCGTCGTGGATATGGGCATTCGTTTCGACCATCCGAACATCACGGCCAATCTCACCAGCGACGGCTACGACTTCGTCGATCAGGTGGGCTTCGGCGACACGGAATCCATCTGCGACGGGACCACGTTCACGACAATCGATGGCGACGGCGACGGGCCCGACGCCGATCCGACCGATCCCGACGATCTCGAGTTCGACGACGCGGACGGGTGCTGGCAGCACAACGATCTTGGCGACCACGGCCTGTGGACCGCCGGTATCATCGGCGACGTGGGCAACCAAGCGCTCGGCGTCGCGGGCGTGAATTGGAACGTGAAGATTCGCCCCATTCGCGTCCTTGGTATCACCGGCGACGGAACCAACTTCGACATCGCGCAGGGCGTGCTGTACGCCGCGGGACTGCCCGCCGCGGGCGCGAACAACGCGCTCGTACAAGCGCCGTCACGCGCGCAGATCATCAACATGAGTCTGGGCGGAGGCGCATCGAGCAACACGTTGGCGAGCGCCGTCGCCGCCGCGAGCAACGCGGGTTCGCTGCTCGTCGCGTCGGCGGGCAACGATGGACTCGATTTGCAGACGTTTCCCGCCGCGCTGCCGAACGTGATGGGCGTCGCCGCGGTCGGCATGGACGGCGCGCTCGCGACGTACTCGAACGCGGGGACGTTCATCTCCGTGTCGGCGCCGGGCGGCGATTTCCGCCTCGACGACAACGGCGGCGGCGGCGTGCTCGGACCAGGATGGGACTTCACGCGCAACCGCTCGACGTACTTGTTCGGCTACGGCACCTCGGCGTCCGCGCCGTTCGTGTCCGGCATCGCCGCGCTGCTGCTCGCGCAGGATCCTTCACTCACCGCGACGCAACTACGCTCACGCATCGAGCAATACGCCACGCGCGGTACCGGTCTGTCGCGCAGTGACGTCTATGGCTGGGGCATCGTGAACGCGTACAACTCGCTCACGCAACAAAACGGCCCGCCGCGCAGCACGATCGCACAGTTGGTCGACGCCACGACGGGAACGGTCGCGCGCTCCACCACGGTTGCAACCAACGGAAACTTCGTGTTCACGAAACTCTCCACCGGCACATACTACCTGCGCGTCGGCGACGACGAGAGCAGCGATGGTGTCATCGGCACGCCCGGCCGCCGCTTCGCGATGGCCGGCGGCCTCGGTGCGCCGACGGTGTTCAACGTGAACGGAAGCTCGCAGTCGGCGGCGATCGTGCTCGGGTTACCAATGGAAGTGGAGCCCAATGACGATATGGCGCACGCGAACACGCTCACCGTCGGGAGTTATGTGGTCGGCACGATCACCACGCCCGACGTGCGCGACATGTACGCCGTGCAAATTCCGACGCTCGGCACCTACACGTTCGAGACGTCCGGCCTGGTCGGCGCGTGCGGGCTCGGCATCGAGCTCGATACGTTCCTCTCGCTCTCATCGTCGGCGGGCACCGTCGTCGCCACGAACGACAACTTTACCTCGCCGACGGCACAGCGCTGCTCGCGCATTCAGACCACCCTCGGACCGGGGATCTACTATGTCTCCGTGACCGCGGCCAGCGGAACGCGCTTCGCGACGCACGGCCGCTATCGCCTGGAGGTTCGCTCGGGGCAGTAA
- a CDS encoding S9 family peptidase — protein sequence MHQMRQRALFAAATVLLASATVVKSVAAQKRVLTYEDFAAVRAVSDPQASPDGRMVLYNVRTTDVAANRRIAQTFLVPTSGGTPQVFPAAAVNATEARWSPDGGRVAYIAGGQLWVADANGGNPRQLTHLNGGATGPVWSPVGDRIAFTSSVYPDCTSDACNASREKAAADNQVKAHIADQLMYRHWTAWDEGQRSHLFVVALDGGTPRDLTPGVRYDVPPGPFGGSEGYDWSPDGREMAYTAKDQGRNDAISTDVNLYTVELDGGAPVVITAANKGADQNPVYSPDGKYIAYASQARAGFESDRWRMMLYDRSSKTSRELFPTWDRNADSYFFKSDGVLCIQTTDAGREKLYMARPGVISGRSGRAQAAIPEAVPTEHNNMSFAASRDGRTLVWVRDATERPAEVWTMDLGDMKPAARQVTHENDRLISQLALNPAEDFWFTGANGARVQGFVVKPPNWQAGKKYPTILLIHGGPQGAWLDQWHSRWNYQMFAATGAALVIINPRGSTGYGQKFVDEVSKDWGGKVYTDLMNGLDAALAENPWMDRNALGAAGGSFGGYMVDWIAGHTDRFKALASHAGPFNLENMSLATEELWFPDWEYGGGIWNPKAMATQYRVYSPHLYVKNFKTPTLVTGGELDYRVPYTEDLSMFTALQRMHVPSRLVIFPDEGHWVLKPQNQRLWWNGEQAWFEKYLEGKPKA from the coding sequence ATGCATCAGATGCGTCAACGAGCCCTGTTTGCCGCGGCGACCGTGCTTCTTGCTTCCGCGACCGTCGTGAAATCCGTGGCGGCGCAGAAACGCGTTCTCACCTACGAAGACTTCGCGGCCGTACGCGCGGTGAGCGATCCTCAAGCCTCGCCCGATGGCCGGATGGTGCTGTACAACGTGCGTACGACGGACGTGGCGGCGAACCGCCGCATCGCGCAGACGTTCCTCGTGCCGACGAGCGGCGGAACGCCGCAGGTCTTTCCCGCCGCGGCGGTCAACGCGACGGAAGCGCGGTGGTCGCCGGATGGTGGACGTGTCGCGTACATCGCCGGCGGACAGCTTTGGGTTGCCGACGCCAACGGCGGCAATCCTCGCCAGCTCACGCATCTCAACGGCGGCGCGACCGGACCGGTCTGGTCGCCGGTCGGCGATCGCATCGCGTTCACCTCATCGGTCTACCCCGACTGCACGAGCGACGCGTGCAACGCGTCGCGCGAGAAGGCCGCGGCGGACAACCAGGTGAAGGCTCACATCGCCGATCAATTGATGTATCGGCACTGGACCGCCTGGGATGAAGGACAGCGCTCGCATCTGTTCGTTGTGGCGCTGGATGGCGGCACGCCGCGCGATTTGACGCCGGGTGTGCGCTATGACGTGCCGCCCGGGCCCTTTGGCGGCAGCGAGGGATATGATTGGTCTCCCGACGGCCGGGAGATGGCCTACACGGCGAAGGACCAGGGACGAAACGACGCGATCAGCACCGACGTGAATCTCTACACCGTGGAATTGGATGGCGGCGCGCCGGTCGTGATCACGGCGGCGAACAAGGGCGCGGATCAGAACCCGGTGTACTCGCCGGATGGCAAGTACATCGCGTACGCGTCGCAGGCGCGGGCGGGGTTCGAGTCGGATCGCTGGCGGATGATGTTGTACGATCGCTCATCAAAGACCTCGCGCGAACTCTTTCCGACGTGGGATCGCAATGCCGATTCGTACTTTTTCAAGTCCGACGGCGTGTTGTGCATTCAGACGACAGACGCGGGTCGTGAGAAGTTGTACATGGCGCGACCCGGCGTGATCTCGGGACGATCGGGCCGCGCGCAAGCCGCGATCCCTGAAGCCGTGCCGACGGAGCACAACAACATGTCGTTCGCGGCGTCGCGCGATGGACGCACGCTCGTCTGGGTGCGCGACGCCACCGAGCGGCCGGCGGAAGTCTGGACCATGGACCTTGGCGACATGAAGCCCGCGGCGCGTCAGGTCACGCACGAGAACGATCGATTGATCTCGCAGCTCGCGCTCAATCCCGCGGAGGATTTCTGGTTCACGGGCGCGAATGGCGCGCGTGTGCAGGGATTCGTCGTCAAGCCGCCGAACTGGCAAGCGGGAAAGAAGTACCCGACGATTCTGCTCATCCACGGCGGACCGCAGGGCGCATGGCTCGATCAGTGGCACAGTCGCTGGAACTATCAGATGTTCGCGGCGACAGGCGCGGCGCTCGTGATCATCAATCCGCGCGGTTCGACCGGCTACGGACAGAAGTTCGTCGACGAAGTGTCGAAGGATTGGGGCGGGAAGGTCTACACCGATTTGATGAACGGGCTCGACGCCGCGCTCGCCGAAAACCCATGGATGGATCGCAACGCGCTCGGCGCGGCGGGTGGATCGTTCGGCGGGTACATGGTGGATTGGATCGCCGGCCACACGGACCGTTTCAAGGCGCTCGCGTCGCACGCCGGGCCGTTCAATCTCGAGAACATGTCGCTCGCGACCGAAGAGCTGTGGTTCCCTGATTGGGAGTACGGCGGCGGGATCTGGAATCCGAAGGCGATGGCGACGCAGTATCGCGTGTACTCGCCGCACCTGTACGTGAAGAACTTCAAGACCCCGACGCTCGTGACCGGCGGCGAGCTCGATTACCGGGTGCCGTATACCGAAGACCTGTCGATGTTCACGGCGCTGCAGCGCATGCACGTACCCAGCCGGTTGGTGATCTTCCCGGACGAAGGGCATTGGGTGCTCAAGCCACAGAATCAGCGGCTCTGGTGGAACGGAGAGCAGGCCTGGTTCGAGAAGTACCTCGAAGGAAAGCCCAAGGCGTAA
- a CDS encoding aldehyde dehydrogenase family protein produces the protein MPTVAEIFRTMEYGPAPESDKDALAWLGKHERVFGHYINGAWTEPGDTFDVINPATSKVIARVTDGTKDDVDAAVDAARAALPAWKALLPHARARYLYALARGVQKHSRLLAVLESMDNGKSIRETRDIDIPLVARHFYHHAGWAQLLDTEFSGYEAIGVVGQIIPWNFPLLMLAWKIAPALAAGNTLILKPAEFTPMTALCFAEIVDEIGLPPGVVNIVNGHGPTGAAIVEHPDVDKIAFTGSTEVGRIIRKATAGSGKKLSLELGGKSPFIVYDDADLDSVVEGVVDAIWFNQGQVCCAGSRLLVQEGVADKLVAKLRARMEKLRLGSPLDKAVDMGAIVAPVQLERIRDLVQQGVDEGATMWQPSWACPTEGCFYPPTLFTGVQPSSTIAQVEIFGPVLVSMTFRTPEESVALANNTPYGLAASVWTESINLALDIAPKIKAGVVWINSTNLFDAAAGFGGYRESGFGREGGREGMWEYLTRRNAGSGKKESAKQRASLSSQIPAPGSRPTAPARGEIPAIDRTPKLFIGGKQARPDGAYTRRILSPSGVQVGEAPEGNRKDIRNAVEAAHAAAKSWARSTGHSRAQILYYIAENLSVRADEFARRIDALTECGARRARQEVEASIERLFTYGAWADKYDGAVHSVPIRGVAIAMNEAIGVMGLICDDKHPLLGLISLVAPTIAMGNTTIVVPSAERPLAATDFYSVLETSDVPAGVVNIVTGEKDALAKVLAEHDDVESVWYFGSRDGVRAVELASAANMKRTWATWHERDWLDRSQGEGREFLRAATHVKNIWVPYGE, from the coding sequence ATGCCCACTGTCGCCGAAATCTTTAGAACAATGGAATACGGCCCGGCCCCCGAGAGCGACAAGGACGCGCTCGCGTGGCTCGGCAAACACGAGCGCGTCTTCGGGCACTACATCAATGGTGCGTGGACCGAGCCCGGCGACACGTTCGACGTCATCAATCCGGCAACGAGCAAGGTCATCGCGCGGGTCACCGACGGTACAAAGGACGACGTCGACGCCGCCGTCGACGCGGCTCGCGCCGCACTGCCCGCCTGGAAAGCGCTGTTGCCGCACGCGCGGGCCCGCTACCTCTACGCGCTCGCGCGCGGCGTGCAAAAACATTCGCGCCTGCTCGCCGTGCTCGAGAGCATGGACAACGGCAAGTCGATCCGCGAAACGCGCGACATCGACATTCCGCTGGTCGCGCGGCACTTCTATCACCACGCGGGCTGGGCGCAGCTCCTCGACACCGAATTCTCCGGCTACGAAGCGATCGGCGTCGTCGGCCAGATCATCCCCTGGAACTTCCCGCTGCTCATGCTCGCGTGGAAGATCGCGCCGGCATTAGCAGCCGGTAATACTCTGATTCTAAAGCCGGCCGAATTCACGCCGATGACCGCGCTCTGCTTCGCCGAGATCGTCGACGAGATCGGCCTGCCGCCCGGCGTGGTCAACATCGTCAACGGCCACGGCCCGACCGGCGCCGCGATCGTCGAGCATCCCGACGTCGACAAGATCGCGTTCACGGGCTCCACGGAAGTCGGACGCATCATTCGCAAAGCCACCGCCGGCTCCGGCAAGAAGCTGAGTCTCGAGCTGGGCGGCAAGAGTCCGTTCATCGTCTACGACGACGCGGATCTCGACAGCGTCGTCGAAGGCGTCGTCGACGCGATCTGGTTCAATCAGGGCCAGGTCTGCTGCGCCGGCTCGCGCTTGCTCGTCCAGGAAGGCGTCGCGGACAAGCTCGTGGCGAAGCTACGCGCTCGCATGGAAAAGCTGCGCCTCGGCTCTCCGCTCGACAAAGCCGTGGATATGGGCGCGATCGTCGCGCCGGTACAGCTCGAGCGCATCAGGGACCTCGTGCAGCAAGGTGTCGATGAAGGAGCAACCATGTGGCAGCCGTCGTGGGCGTGCCCGACCGAAGGCTGCTTCTACCCACCGACTCTGTTCACCGGCGTGCAGCCGTCCTCCACCATCGCGCAGGTCGAGATCTTCGGCCCGGTGCTCGTGAGCATGACGTTCCGGACGCCCGAAGAATCCGTGGCGCTCGCGAACAACACGCCGTACGGGCTCGCGGCCAGCGTCTGGACCGAAAGCATCAACCTCGCGCTCGACATCGCGCCCAAGATCAAAGCGGGCGTCGTGTGGATCAACTCGACCAATCTGTTCGATGCCGCGGCAGGCTTCGGCGGCTATCGCGAGAGTGGCTTTGGCCGCGAGGGCGGCCGCGAAGGGATGTGGGAGTATTTGACGAGGCGGAACGCGGGATCGGGAAAGAAGGAATCGGCAAAACAGCGCGCTTCTCTTTCTTCGCAGATCCCGGCTCCCGGTTCTCGCCCCACGGCTCCGGCTCGTGGAGAAATTCCCGCCATCGACCGCACACCGAAGCTCTTCATCGGCGGCAAACAAGCGCGCCCTGACGGCGCGTACACACGCCGCATCTTGTCGCCGAGCGGAGTACAGGTCGGCGAGGCGCCGGAAGGCAATCGCAAAGACATTCGCAACGCCGTCGAAGCCGCGCACGCGGCTGCCAAGAGCTGGGCTCGTTCGACGGGGCACAGCCGCGCGCAGATCCTGTATTACATCGCCGAGAATCTGTCGGTCCGCGCTGACGAGTTCGCGCGGCGCATCGACGCGTTGACCGAATGCGGCGCGCGACGCGCGCGGCAGGAAGTCGAAGCGTCGATCGAGCGCTTGTTCACCTACGGCGCATGGGCGGACAAGTACGACGGGGCGGTGCACAGCGTGCCCATCCGTGGCGTTGCGATCGCGATGAACGAGGCGATCGGCGTGATGGGGCTGATTTGCGATGATAAACATCCGTTGCTCGGGCTTATCTCGCTCGTCGCTCCCACGATCGCCATGGGCAATACCACCATCGTCGTGCCGTCGGCCGAACGTCCACTGGCGGCCACGGATTTCTATTCCGTACTTGAGACGTCCGACGTACCTGCCGGGGTCGTCAACATCGTCACCGGTGAAAAGGACGCGCTCGCCAAGGTCCTCGCGGAACACGACGATGTCGAATCGGTTTGGTATTTCGGCAGCCGCGACGGTGTCCGCGCCGTCGAGCTCGCGTCAGCCGCGAACATGAAGCGGACGTGGGCAACGTGGCACGAGCGCGATTGGCTGGATCGCTCGCAGGGTGAAGGACGCGAGTTCCTGCGCGCGGCCACGCACGTCAAGAATATCTGGGTTCCGTACGGCGAGTAG